In Amycolatopsis sp. EV170708-02-1, the following are encoded in one genomic region:
- a CDS encoding GH92 family glycosyl hydrolase: MPRSVRPWVCGLLSATVVASGLVALPATASAEELPPDFYSSFEQGEPEPTWSDTVDVDPSGKPKAFGVDGANATTIPGDIRGKVTEVSANSENTPNEGVANLVDGSTDTKWLAWTPTGWAQVTLSEPTSITRYALSSANDFDNRNPQDWTLQGSADGKSWTELDKQTGQKFSEPFQKKEYRLAAASAAYKFFRLDVTKNNGGPIMQLSELLLANEDPAPPALPNMRSFADSGPGSGYTSKNRVGFTGLRAFRYSGSHKAQGHGWSYNKIFDVDIPVAATSELSYKVQPEFIRGDLKYPSTNVAVDLAFTDGTYLSQLGAVDQYGFGLSPQGQGASKVLYTNQWNLVRSQIGVVAKGKTIDRILVGYDNADGPGSLQGWLDDIKVSATPTPPASLRPSDNVLTTRGSLSNGSFSRGNNMPATAVPHGFNFWIPTTDAGTLSWMYSYHSRNNEQNLPALQAFSASHAPSPWMADRQTFQFLPSTASGVPNPDREARKLPFKHSNETARAHYYGVDFENGIKTEVAPTDHAALYRFKFPGADSNLIFDNVNNNGGLTLDPAGRAITGYSDVKSGLSAGATRMFVYATFDKPVTAGSKLSTGSGDQKRDNVLGYLKFDAGADKTVNMRIATSLISVDQAKKNMEQELAPNATLESVADAAQNAWDEKLKVVEVEGASKDQLITLYSNLYRLFLYPNSGFENVGTVEKPVKKYASPVSPKAGQDTPTQTGAKLVDGEFYVNNGFWDTYRTVWSAYSLLSPETTGKLVDGFVQQYRDGGWISRWSSPGYADLMTGTSSDAAFADAYLKGVKGFDVQSAYDSAIKNATVTPPNGAVGRKGIDEGTFLGYAPNTADHGFSWAIEGYVNDNAIANMSKKLYDEAPANDPRKQEYLDNYGYFTERATQYVNVFDPSVGFFQGRDAAGKFTRSKEQFDPEVWGIDYTETNAYGMRFSVPQDGQGLANLFGGKAGLASKLDEFFAKPEQGLKFGTYPGVIHEMTEARDVRMGMYAHSNQAAHHTLYMYDYAGQPSKTQAKVREALARLYVGSELGQGYGGDEDNGEQSAWWLFGMLGFYPLQVGSSDYAIGSPLFTKATVNLPGGKKIVVNAPKNSAKNVYVQGLKVNGKAQTSTSLAHSAIANGGTLDFDMGPNPSSWGTGPDDAPKSITKGDAVPTPVHDLTKPVSGGDAAFFDNTSRTEAKVKAPIQYQVPSTNEAGSFYTLTSGKGAGDAKSWVLKGSYDGKNWAVADQRTDQKFSWRQQTRAFKIANPAHYAYYRLEVTATTGGEASLSEFEVLGKPDAACTQTITGERKGPLTVQNGVTCVDGATVSGPVSVAAGASLIVRGGSISGPVTANGATQVVLDRTKVGGPVAITGTTGQVSIELTEIGGPVALTGNKGPVLTSSTIGGPLACAANSPAPTDYDLQNTVRGPAAGQCAKL, from the coding sequence ATGCCCCGAAGCGTCAGACCTTGGGTCTGCGGCCTCCTGAGTGCCACGGTGGTGGCGTCCGGGCTGGTAGCCCTCCCGGCCACCGCCTCGGCCGAAGAGCTCCCACCGGACTTCTACTCCTCTTTCGAACAAGGCGAGCCGGAGCCGACGTGGAGCGACACCGTCGACGTCGACCCGTCCGGAAAGCCGAAGGCCTTCGGTGTGGACGGCGCGAACGCCACCACCATCCCCGGTGACATCCGCGGCAAGGTCACCGAGGTCTCCGCCAACAGCGAGAACACCCCGAACGAGGGAGTGGCGAACCTCGTCGACGGCTCGACCGACACCAAGTGGCTGGCCTGGACCCCGACCGGCTGGGCACAGGTCACGCTGTCCGAGCCGACGTCGATCACCCGGTACGCGCTGTCCTCGGCGAACGACTTCGACAACCGCAACCCGCAGGACTGGACGCTCCAGGGTTCCGCCGACGGCAAGTCCTGGACCGAGCTGGACAAGCAGACCGGGCAGAAGTTCAGCGAGCCGTTCCAGAAGAAGGAGTACCGCCTCGCCGCCGCGAGTGCCGCGTACAAGTTCTTCCGGCTCGACGTCACCAAGAACAACGGTGGCCCGATCATGCAGCTCTCGGAGCTGCTCTTGGCGAACGAGGACCCGGCGCCGCCGGCGCTGCCGAATATGCGCAGCTTCGCCGACAGCGGTCCCGGCAGCGGCTACACCAGCAAGAACCGGGTCGGCTTCACCGGCCTACGCGCGTTCCGGTACTCCGGCAGCCACAAGGCGCAGGGGCACGGCTGGTCGTACAACAAGATCTTCGACGTCGACATCCCGGTGGCGGCGACCTCGGAGCTGTCGTACAAGGTGCAGCCGGAGTTCATCCGCGGCGACCTCAAGTACCCGAGCACGAACGTCGCGGTGGACCTGGCCTTCACCGACGGCACCTACCTGAGCCAGCTCGGCGCGGTCGACCAGTACGGCTTCGGCCTTTCCCCGCAAGGCCAAGGCGCGAGCAAGGTGCTCTACACCAACCAGTGGAACCTGGTGCGCTCGCAGATCGGCGTGGTCGCGAAGGGCAAGACGATCGACCGGATCCTGGTCGGCTACGACAACGCCGACGGCCCGGGTTCGCTGCAGGGCTGGCTGGACGACATCAAGGTCTCGGCGACTCCGACGCCGCCGGCCAGCCTGCGCCCGTCCGACAACGTGCTGACCACGCGCGGATCGCTGTCCAACGGGTCGTTCTCGCGCGGCAACAACATGCCCGCCACGGCGGTCCCGCACGGGTTCAACTTCTGGATCCCGACGACCGACGCGGGCACGTTGAGCTGGATGTACTCCTACCACTCGCGCAACAACGAGCAGAACCTCCCGGCGCTGCAGGCGTTCTCCGCGAGCCACGCGCCGAGCCCGTGGATGGCCGACCGGCAGACCTTCCAGTTCCTGCCCTCGACCGCGAGCGGCGTGCCGAATCCCGACCGTGAGGCGCGGAAGCTGCCGTTCAAGCACTCCAACGAGACGGCCCGCGCGCACTACTACGGCGTCGACTTCGAGAACGGCATCAAGACCGAGGTCGCGCCGACCGATCACGCGGCGCTGTACCGCTTCAAGTTCCCCGGAGCGGACTCGAACCTGATCTTCGACAACGTCAACAACAACGGCGGGCTCACCCTGGACCCGGCGGGCCGGGCGATCACCGGGTACAGCGACGTGAAGAGCGGGCTGTCCGCGGGTGCGACGCGGATGTTCGTCTACGCCACCTTCGACAAGCCGGTGACCGCCGGGTCGAAGCTGTCCACCGGTTCGGGTGACCAGAAGCGGGACAACGTCCTCGGCTACCTCAAGTTCGACGCGGGTGCCGACAAGACGGTGAACATGCGGATCGCGACCTCGCTGATCAGCGTCGACCAGGCGAAGAAGAACATGGAGCAGGAGCTCGCTCCGAACGCGACGCTCGAATCCGTCGCCGACGCCGCGCAGAACGCGTGGGATGAGAAGCTCAAGGTCGTCGAGGTCGAAGGCGCCTCGAAGGATCAGCTGATCACGCTGTACTCCAACCTCTACCGTCTGTTCCTGTACCCGAACTCGGGCTTCGAGAACGTCGGCACCGTCGAGAAGCCGGTGAAGAAGTACGCGAGCCCGGTGTCGCCCAAGGCCGGTCAGGACACTCCGACGCAGACCGGGGCGAAACTGGTCGACGGCGAGTTCTACGTCAACAACGGGTTCTGGGACACCTATCGCACGGTGTGGTCGGCGTATTCGCTGCTCAGCCCGGAAACCACCGGCAAGCTGGTCGACGGTTTCGTGCAGCAGTACCGTGACGGCGGCTGGATCTCGCGCTGGTCCTCCCCCGGCTATGCGGACCTGATGACCGGCACCAGCTCGGACGCCGCGTTCGCGGACGCCTATCTCAAGGGAGTCAAGGGTTTCGACGTCCAGTCGGCCTACGACTCGGCGATCAAGAACGCCACCGTGACCCCGCCGAACGGCGCGGTCGGCCGGAAGGGCATCGACGAGGGCACATTCCTCGGGTACGCGCCGAACACCGCCGACCACGGGTTCTCCTGGGCGATCGAGGGCTACGTCAACGACAACGCCATCGCGAACATGTCGAAGAAGCTCTACGACGAGGCCCCGGCGAACGACCCGCGCAAGCAGGAGTACCTGGACAACTACGGGTACTTCACCGAGCGGGCCACGCAGTACGTGAACGTGTTCGACCCGAGTGTCGGCTTCTTCCAGGGCCGTGACGCGGCGGGCAAGTTCACCCGGAGCAAGGAGCAGTTCGATCCGGAGGTCTGGGGTATCGACTACACCGAGACCAACGCGTACGGCATGCGGTTCTCGGTTCCGCAGGACGGGCAGGGCCTGGCGAACCTCTTCGGCGGCAAGGCGGGGCTGGCGTCCAAATTGGACGAATTCTTCGCCAAACCCGAGCAGGGGCTCAAATTCGGCACCTACCCCGGGGTCATCCACGAGATGACCGAGGCCAGGGACGTGCGGATGGGCATGTACGCGCATTCGAACCAGGCCGCGCACCACACGCTCTACATGTACGACTACGCGGGCCAGCCGTCGAAGACTCAGGCGAAGGTCCGCGAGGCGCTGGCCAGGTTGTACGTCGGCAGCGAGCTCGGCCAGGGCTACGGCGGTGACGAGGACAACGGCGAGCAGTCGGCCTGGTGGCTGTTCGGCATGCTGGGCTTCTACCCGCTGCAGGTCGGCAGCTCGGACTACGCGATCGGGTCGCCGCTGTTCACCAAGGCGACCGTGAACCTGCCCGGCGGCAAGAAGATCGTGGTCAACGCGCCGAAGAACAGCGCGAAGAACGTCTATGTCCAGGGCCTGAAGGTGAACGGCAAGGCGCAGACGTCGACGTCGCTGGCGCATTCGGCGATCGCGAACGGCGGGACGCTCGACTTCGACATGGGCCCGAACCCGTCGTCGTGGGGCACCGGGCCGGACGACGCGCCGAAGTCGATCACCAAGGGCGACGCGGTGCCGACGCCGGTGCACGACCTGACCAAGCCGGTCTCCGGCGGGGACGCCGCGTTCTTCGACAACACGTCGCGGACCGAGGCGAAGGTCAAGGCACCGATCCAGTACCAGGTGCCCTCGACTAACGAGGCGGGTTCGTTCTACACGCTGACTTCGGGCAAGGGTGCGGGCGACGCTAAGAGCTGGGTGCTGAAGGGCTCCTACGACGGGAAGAACTGGGCGGTCGCGGATCAGCGGACCGACCAGAAGTTCTCGTGGCGGCAGCAGACCAGGGCGTTCAAGATCGCGAACCCGGCGCACTACGCGTACTACCGGCTCGAAGTCACCGCGACCACGGGCGGCGAGGCGTCGCTGTCGGAGTTCGAGGTGCTGGGCAAACCCGACGCGGCGTGCACCCAGACGATCACGGGTGAGCGCAAGGGCCCGCTGACCGTGCAGAACGGGGTGACCTGTGTGGACGGTGCGACGGTGTCCGGTCCGGTGTCGGTGGCGGCGGGCGCGA
- a CDS encoding tannase/feruloyl esterase family alpha/beta hydrolase produces the protein MRRLSMLGVAALITAGSILTAPAATAGETTIRPVRTCADLVRTYDVPGAVTHVETATVVPATATEPENCDVRGYVEPAVRFQLRLPTKTYAGRYLQFGCGGFCGVVTTPPFADCGLPHGGDVAVAATDDGHVGKTPAVVDDGKWAENDQAARDDFAFRAPHVVSKASKRLITAFYGAPPKKSYFSGCSDGGREALLLAQRYPHDFDGIVAGAPAGYWGPLLGVYQTWLAKVNTGADGKPILTEDKLPALHAAALSSCDKSDGLGDGAIDDPRTCRFDPATIACPPGTDNAGCLTPAQVAATKKIYAPPTDERGRKLYPGGQTVGSELSWYGWIIPSPETGGIPFAHALADNYLKYMAYPIGTPHSSVEKFTFTSREFDRLTPEGIRSNAMSTDLREFRRAGGKLVIWHGWADQAIPAAGTIDYYERLTRANGGPAATRDWARLFMVPALYHCATGDKLTEYDPLKELVSWVERGTAPDRTIATGRDADGKVFRTRPVFPYPLQAKYDGTGSVDDAANFVPAPPSRPSHDLVNWAGNGLYGKAGPVAP, from the coding sequence ATGCGGCGGTTGTCCATGCTCGGCGTGGCAGCGCTCATCACGGCAGGCTCGATACTCACGGCTCCGGCGGCCACCGCCGGCGAAACGACCATCCGCCCGGTGCGCACCTGCGCCGACCTGGTGCGGACCTATGACGTTCCCGGCGCGGTCACGCACGTCGAGACCGCCACCGTCGTACCGGCGACGGCGACCGAACCGGAGAACTGCGACGTCCGCGGCTACGTCGAACCCGCGGTGCGGTTCCAGCTGCGGCTGCCGACCAAGACCTACGCCGGCCGGTATCTGCAATTCGGCTGCGGCGGCTTCTGCGGAGTGGTCACCACGCCGCCGTTCGCCGACTGCGGCCTCCCACACGGCGGCGACGTCGCCGTCGCGGCCACCGACGACGGTCACGTCGGCAAGACCCCCGCGGTCGTCGACGACGGCAAGTGGGCCGAAAACGACCAGGCCGCACGCGACGACTTCGCGTTCCGGGCGCCGCACGTGGTCTCGAAGGCGTCCAAACGGCTGATCACGGCCTTCTACGGCGCTCCGCCGAAGAAGTCGTACTTCAGCGGTTGCTCCGACGGCGGCCGCGAGGCGCTTCTGCTCGCGCAGCGCTATCCGCACGACTTCGACGGCATCGTCGCGGGTGCGCCGGCCGGATACTGGGGGCCGCTGCTCGGCGTGTACCAGACGTGGCTCGCCAAGGTGAACACCGGCGCCGACGGCAAGCCGATCCTGACCGAAGACAAACTTCCGGCGTTGCACGCCGCCGCGCTGTCCTCTTGCGACAAGTCCGACGGGCTCGGCGACGGCGCCATCGACGACCCGCGCACCTGCCGCTTCGACCCGGCCACGATCGCCTGCCCTCCGGGCACCGACAACGCCGGCTGCCTCACTCCGGCGCAGGTGGCCGCCACGAAGAAGATCTACGCGCCGCCGACCGACGAACGCGGCCGCAAGCTGTACCCGGGCGGCCAGACCGTCGGCTCCGAACTCTCGTGGTACGGCTGGATCATCCCGTCGCCGGAAACCGGCGGGATTCCGTTCGCACACGCACTCGCCGACAACTATCTGAAGTACATGGCGTACCCGATCGGTACTCCGCATTCGTCGGTCGAGAAGTTCACCTTCACCTCCCGCGAATTCGACCGGCTGACCCCGGAAGGCATCCGCTCCAACGCCATGTCGACGGATCTTCGCGAATTCCGCCGTGCGGGCGGGAAACTCGTGATCTGGCACGGCTGGGCGGATCAGGCGATCCCCGCCGCGGGCACCATCGACTACTACGAGCGGCTCACCCGCGCCAACGGCGGCCCCGCCGCGACGCGGGACTGGGCCCGGCTGTTCATGGTCCCCGCTCTGTACCACTGCGCGACCGGGGACAAGCTGACCGAGTACGACCCGCTGAAGGAACTGGTCTCCTGGGTCGAGCGAGGCACCGCACCGGACCGGACGATCGCCACCGGGCGAGACGCCGACGGCAAGGTCTTCCGTACGCGGCCCGTGTTCCCGTATCCGCTGCAGGCCAAGTACGACGGCACGGGAAGCGTCGACGACGCCGCGAACTTCGTGCCCGCACCGCCTTCGCGGCCTTCGCACGATCTCGTGAACTGGGCAGGGAACGGGTTGTACGGCAAGGCCGGGCCTGTAGCTCCCTAA
- a CDS encoding ABC transporter ATP-binding protein — protein sequence MTAEPALEAVGLRRRFPHPSGDVEVLRGLELRVAAGELVTVSGRSGSGKSALLALLCGFDSPDSGSVLLDGVPIAGAPPWHTCAVLPQALGLANELTIAENVALPLRLRSDVPKPSADDIHARVSELLEELGIGDLGDRYPLEVSFGQQQRVALARAVSGRPRVLLTDEPTAHLDAGSTPRVLRLLRRCAEEGAAVIVATHDDEVHRIADRRVRLLDGVLS from the coding sequence GTGACGGCGGAACCCGCCCTCGAGGCCGTCGGGTTACGCCGCCGGTTCCCCCACCCCAGCGGGGACGTCGAAGTACTGCGCGGGCTCGAACTGCGGGTGGCGGCGGGCGAGCTGGTCACCGTGTCCGGCCGGTCCGGCTCCGGCAAGAGCGCGTTGCTGGCCCTGCTGTGCGGTTTCGACTCGCCGGATTCCGGCAGCGTCCTGCTGGACGGCGTCCCGATAGCGGGCGCGCCGCCATGGCACACCTGCGCCGTCCTGCCGCAGGCGCTCGGCCTGGCGAACGAATTGACGATCGCGGAGAACGTGGCGCTGCCCCTGCGGCTCCGGTCCGACGTTCCCAAGCCCAGCGCGGACGACATCCACGCGCGGGTTTCGGAACTGCTGGAGGAGCTCGGGATCGGTGACCTCGGCGACCGCTACCCGCTCGAGGTCTCGTTCGGGCAGCAGCAGCGGGTCGCGCTCGCCAGGGCGGTCAGCGGGCGGCCCCGGGTCCTGCTCACCGACGAGCCGACGGCGCATCTGGACGCGGGGAGCACGCCGCGGGTGCTGCGGCTGTTGCGGCGCTGCGCCGAAGAGGGCGCAGCGGTCATCGTCGCGACGCACGACGACGAGGTGCACCGGATCGCTGACCGGCGGGTCCGGCTGCTGGACGGCGTTCTTTCCTGA
- a CDS encoding ABC transporter ATP-binding protein: MPEKPIFRLRGIGVDYQTPAGTVTGVDDVTIDIPARGITVLAGPSGSGKSTLLRTLGLFEQPVRGTISFQGTETGKLRHRDRRALRRNHLGLVFQNPTDNLLAYLSVADNLRAAAESAGTECLPDDILDQLGLGGTGSWRISALSGGQQQRLAFGCTLARRSTVVLADEPTSQLDEASADRVLDTLRYLAGQDFAVIVASHDDRLIELGSRVARMHKGRLEKVEEREVVP; this comes from the coding sequence GTGCCTGAGAAACCGATCTTCCGGCTCCGCGGGATCGGCGTCGACTACCAGACGCCGGCGGGCACCGTGACCGGCGTCGACGACGTCACCATCGACATCCCGGCGCGCGGGATCACCGTGCTGGCGGGCCCGTCCGGCTCCGGGAAGTCGACCCTGCTGAGGACGCTCGGCCTGTTCGAGCAGCCCGTTCGGGGCACGATCTCCTTCCAGGGCACCGAAACCGGCAAGCTCCGGCATCGCGACCGGCGGGCGCTGCGGCGGAACCACCTCGGCCTGGTTTTCCAGAACCCGACCGACAATCTGCTCGCGTATCTGAGCGTCGCCGACAATCTCCGCGCGGCGGCGGAATCGGCCGGAACCGAATGCCTTCCCGACGACATCCTCGATCAGCTGGGGCTCGGCGGAACCGGTAGCTGGCGGATCTCCGCGCTGTCGGGCGGGCAGCAGCAGCGCCTCGCGTTCGGCTGCACACTCGCTCGCCGCTCGACCGTCGTGCTCGCCGACGAGCCGACGTCCCAATTGGACGAAGCCTCGGCCGACCGGGTGCTCGACACCCTGAGGTACCTGGCGGGCCAGGATTTCGCCGTCATCGTCGCCTCGCACGACGACCGGCTCATCGAACTCGGCAGCCGAGTGGCGCGAATGCACAAGGGCAGACTGGAAAAGGTCGAAGAACGGGAGGTCGTGCCGTGA
- a CDS encoding FtsX-like permease family protein — protein sequence MPWRAAPKAALTSPLTLIIAAVTALLACFLGTAAVLQASAAGGAAVTYQSDIVCPDYYGPVFSKDNVPAAVAPQVIDSVRRNAPAHGFPAPVTSRYTPYLFGTEFNGDPNYKVVLAHRDQALQGHLDLAGGSTGAGFLLGTVVAGAENIKVGATPSIQGTPIPPVTGLYRDLPDPAPRWWCSQQRNAVVSRLANDPLDSVMFANDGKTFDDTIRALNVPMIKTLHLSFYEAPPKTVSEAEDLQERGKALIAAVKADLGSRGLGDAIIGSLPFERSVEISNQAESNVLISILPLAAISILVGCAGIGTVALQWYQRRHPQLRLLSARGSGPAALGLLAVAELGLPIVVGGAAGGVLPRLLLGVYGPPGELNDGATLWGSLVAAAILLVSLALLACVISIRTHREFELGRVRSGRRKKVKLLAFFPWELLTAGIALLGWNRLVDYSKGSRIGNPLPQVDPLALTYPVFVVLTVGLVAARLAWLALHASHRARLWSRPALQLAIRRLASARAPVTGVLVIGTLAIGTLATGIGIARGQEEALQTKSAIFVGAETRVDTESVVGTGKVGLPASIGDSTAIVGELTGSGNVVLVVDPRTFRRSATFGPLDGAEVDRLLGGLSSPGTGVPAIRIGNDPAQKATLPAGLGEARAVGELPMFPIIGTKAGYVVSRDSLSEAQLRSVPKWSLLSSSSMTQVTEALASVGVMTAVNRVTRESALDALPFYVVSWTFSFMALLGAVLGVVAVLSLLVAVEVRRRQNALAGALVLRMGMRPRALLASHLMELGALSGLAVVIGVVCGVSVAGLSVPRFDPATFLPPQSALPDPTPLALTVLAVGVLVVALAGWIAMRSVRTARTAELIRA from the coding sequence ATGCCGTGGCGAGCGGCTCCGAAGGCGGCACTGACCAGTCCTCTGACTTTGATCATCGCCGCGGTGACCGCTTTGCTGGCCTGTTTCCTCGGCACCGCCGCCGTCCTGCAGGCCTCGGCCGCGGGCGGCGCGGCCGTCACGTATCAGTCCGACATCGTGTGCCCGGACTACTACGGGCCCGTGTTCAGCAAGGACAACGTCCCCGCCGCGGTCGCTCCGCAGGTGATCGATTCGGTCCGCCGTAACGCGCCGGCGCACGGTTTCCCCGCGCCGGTCACTTCCCGCTACACGCCGTACCTTTTCGGCACCGAGTTCAACGGAGACCCCAACTACAAGGTCGTCCTCGCTCATCGGGACCAGGCGCTCCAGGGCCATCTCGATCTGGCGGGCGGATCGACGGGCGCCGGATTCCTGCTCGGCACCGTCGTGGCCGGTGCGGAGAACATCAAGGTCGGCGCCACCCCCAGCATCCAAGGCACCCCGATACCTCCGGTCACCGGGCTGTACCGCGACCTTCCCGACCCCGCGCCGCGCTGGTGGTGCTCGCAACAGCGGAACGCCGTCGTCAGCAGGCTCGCCAACGACCCGCTCGACTCGGTCATGTTCGCCAACGACGGCAAGACCTTCGACGACACGATCCGCGCGCTGAACGTCCCGATGATCAAGACGCTCCACCTGTCGTTCTACGAGGCCCCGCCCAAGACCGTCAGCGAGGCCGAGGATCTGCAGGAACGAGGGAAGGCCCTCATCGCCGCGGTCAAGGCGGATCTGGGTTCCCGCGGCCTCGGCGACGCGATCATCGGATCGCTGCCGTTCGAACGCTCCGTGGAGATCAGCAACCAGGCGGAATCGAACGTCCTGATCTCGATCCTGCCGCTCGCGGCCATCAGCATCCTCGTCGGCTGCGCCGGCATCGGCACCGTCGCCCTGCAGTGGTACCAGCGGCGGCATCCGCAGCTGAGGTTGCTGTCGGCCCGCGGCAGCGGTCCGGCGGCGCTCGGACTGCTGGCGGTGGCCGAGCTCGGGCTCCCGATCGTCGTGGGCGGCGCGGCGGGCGGGGTGCTGCCCCGGCTGTTGCTCGGCGTGTACGGACCACCGGGTGAGCTGAACGACGGGGCGACCCTGTGGGGGTCGCTCGTCGCGGCCGCGATCCTGCTCGTCTCGCTCGCGCTGCTCGCCTGCGTGATCTCCATCCGCACCCATCGGGAGTTCGAACTCGGCCGGGTCCGCTCCGGACGGCGCAAGAAGGTGAAACTCCTGGCCTTCTTCCCGTGGGAGCTGCTCACCGCCGGTATCGCCCTGCTCGGCTGGAACCGGCTCGTCGACTACAGCAAGGGATCGCGGATCGGCAACCCGCTCCCCCAGGTCGACCCGCTCGCGCTCACGTACCCGGTGTTCGTCGTGCTGACGGTCGGGCTCGTCGCCGCGCGGCTGGCCTGGCTCGCCCTGCACGCGTCGCATCGCGCGCGGCTGTGGTCCCGGCCGGCGCTGCAGCTGGCCATCCGGCGGCTCGCCAGCGCCCGCGCCCCGGTCACCGGCGTACTTGTGATCGGCACACTGGCCATCGGGACGCTGGCCACGGGGATCGGCATCGCCCGGGGCCAGGAAGAGGCGCTGCAGACGAAGTCCGCCATCTTCGTCGGGGCCGAGACCAGGGTCGACACCGAAAGCGTCGTCGGCACCGGGAAGGTCGGGCTGCCCGCCTCGATCGGCGACAGCACCGCGATCGTCGGCGAGCTGACCGGTTCGGGCAATGTCGTGCTCGTCGTGGATCCGCGGACCTTCCGGCGCTCGGCCACGTTCGGCCCGCTCGACGGAGCCGAGGTCGACCGGCTCCTGGGCGGCCTGTCGAGCCCCGGCACCGGTGTCCCGGCGATCCGGATCGGGAACGACCCCGCCCAGAAAGCCACGCTTCCGGCCGGTCTCGGAGAGGCCAGGGCGGTCGGCGAACTGCCGATGTTCCCGATCATCGGCACCAAGGCCGGATACGTCGTTTCCCGAGATTCGCTCAGCGAGGCGCAGCTCCGCTCCGTGCCCAAGTGGAGCCTGCTGTCCAGCTCGTCGATGACGCAGGTGACCGAGGCGCTGGCGTCCGTGGGGGTGATGACGGCGGTCAACCGTGTCACCCGCGAGTCCGCGCTCGACGCGCTCCCGTTCTACGTGGTGTCGTGGACGTTCTCGTTCATGGCCCTGCTCGGCGCCGTGCTCGGGGTGGTGGCGGTGCTGTCGCTCCTGGTCGCGGTCGAAGTCCGCCGTCGCCAGAACGCGCTGGCCGGGGCGCTGGTGCTGCGGATGGGGATGCGGCCGCGTGCCCTGCTGGCGAGTCACCTGATGGAACTGGGCGCGCTCAGCGGGCTCGCCGTGGTGATCGGCGTCGTCTGCGGTGTGTCGGTCGCGGGACTTTCGGTGCCGCGCTTCGACCCGGCGACGTTCCTCCCGCCGCAGTCGGCATTGCCCGACCCGACCCCGCTCGCCCTGACCGTACTCGCCGTCGGTGTGCTCGTCGTGGCGCTGGCCGGCTGGATAGCGATGCGCTCGGTGCGCACCGCCCGGACCGCGGAGTTGATCCGTGCCTGA